From Solanum lycopersicum chromosome 8, SLM_r2.1, the proteins below share one genomic window:
- the LOC101252615 gene encoding protein NETWORKED 4A, with amino-acid sequence MASTFVKSSKMKRMESKKSHAWWWDSHINPKNCKWLQENLEQMDQNVKRMLKLIEEDADSFAKRAEMYYQKRPELITLVEEFYRMYRSLAERYDHVTGELRKNIPSDLQSQGSGISDVGSEPPSRLPSPDRRPSRPKPGPRAAGFEFFLGAGGSSSDLAKEGDESSTLDSESESDDSSINNYSSTISNDDDHGLRKKIGELEVELRDVKEKLRKQHEEVSESSVRGSHVDNDNLIARISGYEEDLRNAKEKIRLSEEEISRLRIELQKYVSGDFVKNVHELTAGQEAKISDEGLQENAIEEEPQVLDPEGKIRTLEEELRSTIEKLHDSEKEVERLRDELKSNGSSVKLLHEQLGSAQKDISGWKAKLEREKREVTKLQDRIARYKSNLSDRDQEIRGLKESISNANKALAEENLDLQCEITKLLKERAYLEDSIKEMDLRCQSLEEDVRRAVAGKEEMEMLLKSEIEQLKLTIAERDNHIEELNRNLDALYQKYDALQTEKDNLNARVALLDEDLRTKDDQIDQMNNHLNQLHIEHVKLISETEGARKLVEELRSRVKEVEREVERQKEIVLEGAEEKREAIRQLCFSLEHYRNGYQRLRQALEHKRLPVMAA; translated from the coding sequence AGATGGACCAGAATGTCAAAAGGATGTTGAAACTCATTGAAGAGGATGCGGATTCATTTGCTAAAAGGGCAGAAATGTATTATCAGAAAAGGCCAGAATTGATCACACTTGTTGAGGAATTCTACCGCATGTATCGGTCATTAGCCGAGCGTTATGATCACGTGACCGGGGAGCTCCGGAAAAATATTCCTTCAGATCTTCAATCACAGGGGTCAGGCATCTCTGACGTGGGTTCTGAACCACCCTCCAGGTTGCCCTCTCCTGATCGGAGGCCAAGCCGTCCTAAACCTGGTCCTCGTGCTGCtggatttgaattttttcttggCGCAGGCGGAAGTAGCTCGGATCTGGCCAAGGAAGGAGATGAATCCTCAACATTAGATTCTGAATCTGAATCAGATGATTCGTCTATCAATAATTACTCAAGTACAATAAGCAATGATGATGACCATGGGTTGCGTAAGAAGATTGGTGAATTGGAGGTCGAGCTCCGTGACGTGAAAGAGAAGCTTCGCAAGCAACATGAAGAGGTCTCTGAGAGCTCCGTTAGGGGATCACATGTGGACAATGATAATCTTATCGCAAGGATATCTGGGTATGAAGAAGACCTTAGAAATGCAAAAGAAAAGATCCGGTTATCAGAAGAAGAGATTAGCAGGTTGAGAATTGAGCTTCAGAAGTATGTATCAGGGGACTTCGTGAAGAACGTCCATGAGCTTACTGCTGGACAGGAAGCTAAAATTTCTGATGAGGGGCTGCAAGAGAATGCTATAGAGGAAGAACCACAAGTTTTGGACCCAGAAGGTAAGATCCGAACACTTGAGGAAGAGTTAAGGAGCACCATAGAGAAGCTTCATGATTCAGAGAAGGAGGTGGAGCGCTTAAGAGACGAACTTAAAAGTAACGGTTCCTCCGTAAAATTACTTCATGAGCAGCTTGGATCAGCACAGAAAGATATTTCTGGCTGGAAAGCCAAActtgagagagagaaacgagAGGTTACAAAGCTGCAAGACCGAATTGCAAGGTACAAATCCAATTTGTCAGACCGTGATCAAGAAATCAGAGGACTGAAAGAATCAATATCAAATGCCAACAAGGCTTTGGCAGAAGAGAACTTGGATCTTCAATGTGAAATTACCAAATTATTGAAGGAACGAGCATATTTGGAGGATAGTATCAAAGAAATGGATCTACGTTGCCAATCATTAGAGGAGGATGTTAGACGAGCTGTAGCAGGGAAAGAAGAAATGGAAATGCTGCTAAAATCTGAAATCGAGCAGTTAAAGTTGACCATTGCTGAGAGGGACAACCATATCGAAGAACTGAACAGAAACCTTGATGCATTATACCAGAAATATGATGCATTGCAAACAGAGAAAGATAACCTAAATGCTAGAGTTGCCTTGCTAGATGAAGATCTAAGAACTAAAGATGATCAGATTGATCAAATGAACAACCATTTGAACCAACTTCACATTGAGCACGTCAAGTTGATTTCTGAAACTGAAGGTGCCCGTAAATTGGTAGAGGAGCTGAGGTCTAGAGTTAAAGAAGTGGAAAGAGAAGTAGAGAGACAAAAGGAAATAGTTTTGGAAGGAGCAGAAGAGAAACGCGAAGCAATTAGGCAGCTTTGCTTCTCACTCGAGCACTATAGAAATGGTTACCAAAGGCTTCGACAAGCTTTGGAGCATAAGAGACTACCTGTAATGGCGGCCTAA